The Synergistaceae bacterium genome contains a region encoding:
- a CDS encoding MBL fold metallo-hydrolase: MNPDKSDAPFPDLPEGLHLLDLPQPKRGFQQFIAAWFFVDDQGRRILIDPGPADTIPLLAEQLSKITDGVDYVLLTHIHLDHSGGLGQFCNLFKAKVLVHPKGRKHLLNPEKLWKASLDTLGDIAAMYGAPLPTPPDALLESPALSGVTVLETPGHAPHHLSFIISFRKERLFFTGEAAGLFLPVRQESGLPYLRPTTPPKFDGDAARTSLTETNCHLRDDDWFCYSHWGALRKARRMVELAQEQIEQWIAVTGRLRDRSEEEITEYLLQNDPLLGGFTHLPEDLRERERLFIRNSVMGVRGYLNSGGPQTRP, translated from the coding sequence ATGAATCCCGACAAATCTGACGCGCCGTTTCCCGACCTTCCCGAGGGGCTCCACCTTTTGGATTTGCCTCAGCCGAAACGGGGATTTCAGCAGTTTATCGCCGCCTGGTTTTTTGTGGATGACCAGGGCAGGAGAATTTTAATCGACCCCGGCCCGGCGGACACCATTCCGCTGCTCGCGGAACAGCTCTCCAAAATCACGGACGGCGTGGATTACGTCCTTCTGACCCATATCCACCTGGATCACTCCGGCGGGCTGGGTCAGTTCTGCAACCTCTTCAAAGCAAAGGTCCTGGTTCACCCCAAAGGCAGAAAACACCTGCTGAACCCGGAAAAACTCTGGAAGGCCTCTCTCGACACTCTGGGGGACATCGCCGCGATGTACGGCGCGCCGCTGCCGACGCCGCCCGACGCTCTGCTGGAGAGCCCGGCTCTCTCCGGCGTCACGGTTCTGGAGACGCCGGGACACGCCCCTCACCATCTTTCCTTCATCATTTCGTTCCGCAAAGAACGCCTGTTCTTCACGGGCGAGGCGGCGGGGCTTTTTCTGCCGGTGCGCCAGGAGTCGGGACTCCCCTATTTACGCCCCACCACGCCTCCAAAGTTCGACGGGGACGCGGCGCGAACCTCTCTGACCGAGACGAACTGCCATCTTCGGGACGACGACTGGTTCTGCTACTCTCACTGGGGAGCTCTGAGGAAAGCCCGGCGGATGGTGGAGCTGGCCCAGGAACAGATCGAGCAGTGGATCGCCGTCACCGGACGGCTGCGGGATCGCTCAGAGGAAGAAATCACCGAATACCTGCTTCAGAACGACCCTCTTCTGGGCGGGTTCACCCACCTTCCGGAGGATCTTCGAGAGAGGGAACGCCTCTTCATCCGAAACAGCGTCATGGGAGTTCGAGGATATCTGAACAGCGGCGGCCCGCAAACCCGTCCGTAA
- a CDS encoding L,D-transpeptidase yields the protein MKNFLDWILNQIKSLFRVEGFWVDRGQGKWAYKRRFHPLLYVVLLLALAGAISLGVNFFYPAEEQETVTEEKHREGDVVEPDGDAGKFPAPLTQTPSASPDAVPSELQAALLPELPPPAAPGPIDRRMRVRDDQNWIRINKSTYMLYLYRGKNVNHSYRIAVGRNSGDKQRRGDNRTPTGIFEVQSIENASAWTHDFRDGKGEIQGAYGPWFIRLKTGKWRGIGIHGTHAPESIGTMVSEGCVRMLNDDLEEVKKFASRGMKVVIEE from the coding sequence CAGAGGGCAGGGAAAGTGGGCGTATAAGCGCCGATTTCATCCTCTGCTTTACGTCGTGCTGCTTCTGGCGCTGGCAGGGGCCATCTCGCTGGGGGTCAACTTTTTCTACCCCGCCGAAGAGCAGGAAACCGTGACGGAGGAAAAACACCGGGAAGGCGACGTCGTCGAGCCGGACGGGGACGCGGGCAAATTTCCGGCGCCGCTGACGCAAACCCCTTCCGCTTCCCCCGACGCGGTTCCCTCCGAGCTTCAGGCGGCGCTCCTGCCCGAATTGCCTCCTCCCGCGGCTCCGGGCCCCATCGACCGCAGAATGCGCGTGAGGGACGACCAAAACTGGATTCGCATCAACAAGAGCACCTACATGCTCTACCTCTATCGCGGGAAGAACGTCAACCATTCCTACAGGATCGCGGTGGGACGGAACAGCGGCGACAAGCAGCGGCGGGGCGACAACCGGACGCCCACGGGAATTTTCGAGGTTCAGTCCATTGAGAACGCCAGCGCCTGGACCCACGATTTTCGGGACGGAAAGGGTGAGATTCAGGGAGCCTACGGACCCTGGTTCATTCGCCTGAAAACGGGAAAATGGCGAGGAATCGGCATTCATGGCACCCACGCTCCCGAATCCATAGGAACCATGGTTTCTGAGGGCTGTGTCCGCATGTTGAACGACGATTTGGAAGAAGTCAAAAAATTTGCCTCCAGAGGCATGAAAGTGGTTATCGAAGAATGA